A genomic stretch from Candidatus Neomarinimicrobiota bacterium includes:
- a CDS encoding nucleotidyltransferase, translating into MKDITLLVMAAGMGSRYGGLKQLDAIGPNNETIIDYSVYDAIQAGFTKAVFIIRKDFEIQFKRQITDKYAGQIQVEFAFQDLHDLADGFTCPKGREKPWGTGHAILSASNLINEPFAAINADDFYGKEAYQKLVDYYKNDNTNFSMVAYRLDKTLSVFGGVTRGLCSVEGNMLSTVIETSDLKNSDEGITSNRNLSLNGNEPVSMNMWGFTPVLFEYLKEMFREFLINEGAELKSEFLIPTVINDLIQKGSELLFVLRSDSQWFGVTYKEDKPYVVSEIAKMVENGEYPSQLF; encoded by the coding sequence ATGAAAGATATTACACTTTTAGTTATGGCAGCAGGAATGGGGTCGCGATACGGTGGACTCAAACAGTTGGATGCCATAGGTCCCAACAATGAAACGATTATTGATTATTCTGTTTACGATGCAATCCAAGCAGGATTTACAAAAGCGGTGTTCATTATTCGAAAAGATTTTGAAATCCAATTCAAGAGACAGATTACCGATAAATATGCTGGACAAATTCAAGTTGAATTTGCTTTTCAGGATTTGCATGATTTAGCTGATGGGTTTACCTGCCCTAAAGGCCGGGAAAAACCTTGGGGAACCGGACATGCTATATTGTCGGCGTCCAATTTGATTAATGAACCTTTTGCAGCCATCAATGCGGATGACTTTTATGGAAAGGAAGCCTACCAAAAGCTTGTTGACTATTATAAAAATGACAACACGAACTTCAGTATGGTTGCGTATCGATTGGATAAAACTTTGTCTGTCTTTGGCGGTGTAACCCGTGGGTTATGCTCGGTTGAGGGAAACATGCTTTCGACTGTAATCGAAACAAGCGACCTCAAAAATTCGGATGAAGGAATTACCTCTAACCGTAATCTTTCATTGAACGGAAATGAACCGGTATCTATGAATATGTGGGGATTCACTCCAGTATTGTTCGAGTATTTGAAAGAGATGTTTAGAGAATTCCTGATAAATGAAGGAGCAGAACTCAAAAGTGAATTTCTTATTCCCACTGTCATCAATGATCTGATTCAAAAAGGCAGCGAATTATTATTTGTTCTACGGAGCGATTCCCAATGGTTTGGCGTGACCTATAAAGAGGATAAACCGTATGTTGTTTCAGAAATAGCAAAAATGGTTGAAAATGGGGAGTACCCTTCCCAATTGTTTTAA